One Natronosalvus halobius genomic region harbors:
- a CDS encoding thiolase family protein, with the protein MEPVIVAAYRTPQGKEDGVFADVRSEDLSIPVIDELLETTGLTGDHVEDLLWGCVKQEGEQGNNLARVIALLSELGESVPATTIDRQCASSAQAIMTAADAIRAGQRNCLIAGGVESMSRVERANDISEVPGLAAQYDVEAFRMGNTAEAVAERFDVSRNDQDEYAARSQQRACEATKAGRFDDEIVPIDTGEEVITDDEGLRPGTTAEKLAKLPTVFKEDGTVTPGNASQISDGAAAVMVTSRVFAEDHGLDVLASVGDHSVAGVDPEIMGIGPVPAVRNLIDRAGTSIDDYGLVELNEAFASQTLYCQRELGIDDDVFNVNGGAIAIGHPLGASGARLPVTLIHEMNRRNVDRGISTMCVGYGQGAAVEFVRD; encoded by the coding sequence ATGGAGCCAGTAATCGTCGCAGCCTACCGGACACCGCAGGGGAAAGAAGACGGCGTGTTCGCCGACGTCCGCAGTGAAGACCTTTCGATACCAGTTATCGACGAACTCCTCGAGACGACTGGACTGACCGGCGACCACGTCGAGGACCTGCTGTGGGGCTGTGTCAAACAGGAAGGTGAGCAGGGTAACAACCTGGCACGGGTTATCGCGCTTCTCTCCGAGCTGGGCGAATCAGTCCCGGCAACGACCATCGACCGCCAGTGTGCCTCCTCGGCGCAGGCGATCATGACCGCGGCCGATGCGATTCGGGCGGGCCAGCGCAACTGTCTGATCGCCGGGGGTGTCGAGAGCATGAGCCGTGTCGAGCGCGCCAACGATATCAGCGAAGTGCCCGGGTTGGCCGCGCAATACGACGTCGAGGCGTTCCGGATGGGAAACACCGCCGAAGCCGTCGCCGAGCGGTTCGATGTCTCCCGGAACGACCAGGACGAATACGCCGCCCGCAGCCAACAACGGGCCTGTGAGGCAACCAAAGCAGGGCGGTTCGACGACGAGATTGTCCCTATCGACACTGGAGAGGAGGTCATCACCGACGACGAGGGCCTTAGACCCGGAACGACCGCCGAGAAACTGGCGAAACTACCGACAGTCTTCAAAGAGGATGGCACGGTTACGCCGGGGAACGCCTCCCAGATCAGCGACGGTGCGGCGGCAGTCATGGTCACGAGCCGGGTGTTTGCCGAGGACCACGGTCTCGACGTGCTGGCGTCGGTCGGGGACCATTCGGTCGCCGGTGTAGACCCCGAAATCATGGGAATTGGGCCGGTTCCTGCCGTGCGGAATCTCATAGACAGGGCCGGAACGAGCATCGACGACTACGGACTGGTCGAACTCAACGAGGCATTCGCTAGCCAAACGCTGTACTGCCAGCGGGAACTGGGCATCGACGACGACGTGTTCAATGTCAACGGCGGTGCGATTGCTATCGGTCACCCCCTGGGTGCGTCGGGGGCGCGTCTCCCAGTGACGCTCATTCACGAGATGAACCGCCGGAACGTCGACCGTGGTATCTCGACGATGTGCGTCGGCTACGGCCAGGGTGCCGCAGTCGAGTTCGTGCGCGACTGA
- a CDS encoding acyl-CoA dehydrogenase family protein codes for MITEFELTAEHRSYRETVREFVESEVDPVIDEYEDAGEFPEDLVRQLGQEGLSGVPYPTEYGGAGLDYRSFAITNEELSRKWKLLAGAVNVIASLVGYPIYTEGEEWQREEWLQRACTGEWIVSLGMTEPGAGSDAASMETTADRDDDELVINGHKVWMTNGHVADFMLLVTKTEEGLTLVGLPEPRRHDGVEFVRNIPCMEGDTAIESEVRFHDVRVPAENIVGEPGRGLRYALEGLDIGRIGTAAQAVGVAQGAMEDSREFADEREQFGKPIREFQGVGFKLADMAMEVEAARLLTLSAADQRDRGERVTQEAAMAKAYATDAAMDVTTEAVQVHGSRGYSKDYDVERRMRVAKGMQIYEGTNEINRHVISTRMYE; via the coding sequence GTGATTACCGAGTTTGAACTGACGGCGGAGCATCGTTCTTACCGTGAAACCGTCAGGGAGTTCGTCGAGTCCGAAGTCGACCCCGTCATCGACGAGTACGAGGATGCTGGCGAGTTCCCCGAAGACCTGGTACGCCAGCTCGGGCAAGAGGGATTGAGCGGCGTCCCCTACCCCACAGAGTACGGCGGTGCGGGACTGGACTACCGGTCGTTCGCCATCACGAACGAGGAACTCTCTCGAAAGTGGAAGCTTCTGGCCGGGGCTGTCAACGTTATCGCGTCGCTCGTGGGCTACCCCATCTACACCGAAGGCGAGGAGTGGCAGCGTGAGGAGTGGCTGCAGCGTGCCTGCACGGGCGAGTGGATCGTTTCGCTCGGAATGACCGAACCCGGCGCAGGCAGCGACGCCGCCTCGATGGAAACGACTGCCGACCGCGACGACGACGAATTGGTCATCAACGGCCACAAGGTGTGGATGACAAACGGCCACGTCGCCGACTTCATGCTGCTCGTAACCAAGACAGAAGAGGGGCTCACGCTGGTCGGCCTCCCAGAACCCAGGAGGCACGACGGCGTCGAGTTCGTCCGCAACATTCCCTGTATGGAGGGTGACACAGCCATCGAGAGCGAGGTGCGGTTCCACGACGTGCGTGTGCCAGCGGAGAACATCGTCGGCGAGCCGGGCAGGGGACTCCGGTACGCCCTGGAGGGGCTGGACATCGGCCGCATCGGCACCGCGGCGCAGGCCGTCGGCGTCGCCCAGGGTGCAATGGAGGACAGCCGCGAGTTCGCCGACGAGCGCGAGCAGTTCGGCAAGCCCATCCGCGAGTTCCAGGGTGTCGGCTTCAAACTCGCCGACATGGCGATGGAAGTCGAGGCTGCTCGGCTCTTGACGCTGTCAGCGGCCGACCAGCGTGATCGAGGCGAGCGCGTCACTCAAGAGGCGGCGATGGCTAAAGCCTACGCAACCGACGCGGCGATGGACGTGACCACCGAGGCCGTTCAGGTCCATGGCTCGCGTGGCTACTCCAAGGATTACGACGTCGAGCGGCGCATGCGCGTTGCCAAAGGTATGCAGATCTACGAGGGTACCAACGAGATCAACCGCCACGTCATCAGCACGCGAATGTACGAGTAG
- a CDS encoding FAD-dependent monooxygenase, producing the protein MDINVIGGGPGGLYASLLLQKEHPDWDITVYERDPKDNTYGWGIVFSDSTLSALREADYKSHDRITEKFALWDPIDIHYEGERIRCGGHTFSGIMRSDLKDILRERCAEVGVEMYWDHNVDNPEEYRDDADLLIGADGLNSTTRETWEDQFKPRMKMGDAKFAWFGTEKPFDVFTFIFRENEHGLWRVHAYPGRKSTFIVECTEETWEAAGLDEKDEEEGLAYFEDLFSDHLQGYELESKLYSWRHFPIVKNRTWSHDNVVLLGDAAHTAHFSVGAGTKMALEDAIALYEGFEEYGTDNMQGALNWYEKERRPRVEGIQEAATQSRKYFEQTERYTDLPPEQFAFNLLTRSGKISYDELKIRDGDYTDNFDRWYAQYADGGNESQAVATPPMFQPFTLADVTLSNRAVFAPGPSSVGTSGHPASEQIQRLADIGTDGAGLAMTEPVAVSARGRISPGTPGIYEEGHLDAWADAVSAVHDAGDTKVGIELFHAGQRAATKPREYGLDRPLSDGDSWDIISASATPYTGRSQTPTPMDDDDLERVRAQFADAAQRAADAGFDVLQLNMAHGYLLSSFLSPLTNERDDEYGGSLENRLRYPLEVFEEVRAVWPDDKPITVKIPATDWRPNGNNLGDAFQIGRQLDEYGVDLMTVVAGQTTSNDRPRFDTDVLARHSEQIRNELNVPTMTTNYITSTDEINTQVGSGTGDLCHWYPPNTDINSL; encoded by the coding sequence ATGGACATCAACGTAATCGGTGGCGGACCTGGCGGACTGTACGCAAGCCTGCTGTTACAAAAAGAACATCCCGACTGGGACATCACCGTCTACGAGCGCGACCCGAAGGACAACACCTACGGTTGGGGCATTGTGTTCTCCGATAGCACGCTGAGCGCACTTCGGGAGGCAGATTACAAGTCCCACGACCGCATTACGGAGAAATTCGCACTCTGGGACCCGATCGACATCCACTACGAGGGTGAACGCATTCGTTGTGGCGGGCATACCTTCTCCGGCATCATGCGCTCAGATCTCAAGGATATCCTCCGTGAGCGCTGTGCAGAGGTGGGCGTCGAGATGTACTGGGATCACAACGTCGATAACCCCGAGGAGTACCGCGACGACGCGGACCTGCTCATTGGAGCCGACGGGCTCAATAGCACCACGCGCGAGACCTGGGAGGACCAGTTCAAACCGCGGATGAAGATGGGCGATGCGAAGTTCGCCTGGTTTGGGACGGAGAAACCCTTCGACGTTTTCACGTTCATCTTTCGCGAGAACGAACACGGCCTCTGGCGCGTTCACGCCTATCCTGGACGCAAGAGCACGTTCATCGTCGAGTGTACCGAAGAGACCTGGGAGGCCGCGGGCCTCGACGAGAAAGACGAGGAAGAAGGGCTGGCGTACTTCGAAGACCTGTTTTCTGATCACCTCCAGGGGTACGAACTCGAATCCAAGCTCTACAGTTGGCGGCACTTCCCCATCGTCAAGAACCGGACCTGGTCACACGACAACGTCGTACTTCTGGGCGACGCGGCCCACACGGCCCACTTCTCGGTCGGTGCCGGGACGAAGATGGCGCTGGAAGACGCGATCGCCCTCTATGAGGGCTTCGAAGAGTACGGGACAGACAATATGCAGGGCGCGCTCAACTGGTACGAGAAAGAGCGCCGCCCGCGGGTCGAGGGGATCCAGGAGGCCGCCACCCAGAGCCGGAAATACTTCGAGCAGACAGAGCGTTACACGGACCTGCCTCCGGAACAGTTCGCGTTCAATCTCCTCACACGGAGTGGGAAGATTTCCTACGACGAACTGAAAATCCGCGACGGCGACTATACGGACAACTTCGACCGCTGGTACGCCCAGTACGCCGACGGCGGGAACGAATCTCAGGCGGTCGCCACGCCGCCCATGTTCCAGCCGTTCACGCTTGCGGACGTGACTCTGTCGAACCGCGCCGTGTTCGCGCCAGGACCGAGTTCCGTCGGTACGAGCGGACATCCGGCCAGCGAACAGATACAGCGACTCGCCGACATCGGGACCGACGGGGCTGGGCTGGCCATGACCGAGCCGGTGGCGGTCTCGGCACGCGGTCGCATTAGTCCCGGCACGCCTGGTATTTACGAGGAAGGTCACCTCGATGCGTGGGCGGATGCCGTTTCCGCCGTTCACGACGCTGGTGACACGAAGGTCGGCATCGAACTGTTCCATGCGGGCCAGCGAGCCGCGACCAAGCCTCGCGAATACGGTCTCGACCGGCCGCTTTCGGACGGCGATTCCTGGGACATCATCTCAGCGTCGGCGACACCGTACACCGGCCGGAGCCAGACGCCGACTCCGATGGACGACGACGACCTGGAGCGGGTTCGTGCACAGTTCGCCGACGCTGCCCAGCGGGCAGCGGACGCCGGCTTCGACGTCCTGCAACTGAACATGGCCCATGGATACCTGTTGTCGAGTTTCCTCTCGCCGCTCACCAACGAGCGCGACGACGAGTACGGCGGCTCCCTGGAGAATCGACTCCGCTACCCACTGGAAGTGTTCGAAGAGGTCAGAGCGGTCTGGCCGGACGACAAGCCGATCACGGTAAAAATTCCCGCAACTGACTGGCGGCCCAACGGGAACAACCTCGGTGACGCGTTCCAGATTGGCCGTCAACTCGACGAGTATGGCGTCGATCTGATGACCGTTGTCGCCGGACAGACGACCTCCAACGACCGACCCAGGTTCGACACGGACGTACTCGCGCGCCACAGCGAGCAGATTCGCAACGAACTGAACGTTCCGACCATGACGACCAACTACATCACCTCAACCGACGAGATCAACACCCAGGTCGGCAGCGGTACGGGCGACCTCTGTCACTGGTATCCTCCGAACACCGACATCAACTCGCTGTAA